A window from Rhinolophus sinicus isolate RSC01 linkage group LG01, ASM3656204v1, whole genome shotgun sequence encodes these proteins:
- the LIMS2 gene encoding LIM and senescent cell antigen-like-containing domain protein 2 isoform X9 yields MFKSDAYHPDHFSCTHCRKELTAEARELKGDLYCLPCHDKMGVPICGACRRPIEGRVVNALGKQWHVEHFVCAKCEKPFLGHRHYEKKGLAYCETHYNQLFGDVCYSCSHVIEGDVVSALNKAWCVNCFSCSTCNSKLTLKNKFVEFDMKPVCKRCYEKFPLELKKRLKKLSELGARKVSPKPVRLNSA; encoded by the exons ATGTTCAAGAGTGATGCCTACCACCCAGACCACTTCAGCTGCACCCACTGCAG GAAGGAGCTGACTGCTGAGGCCCGTGAGCTGAAGGGGGACCTCTATTGCCTGCCATGCCATGACAAGATGGGGGTCCCCATCTGTGGGGCATGCCGCCGGCCCATCGAGGGCCGTGTGGTCAACGCACTGGGCAAGCAGTGGCATGTGGAG CACTTTGTCTGTGCCAAGTGTGAGAAGCCATTCCTGGGGCACCGGCACTATGAGAAGAAGGGCCTGGCCTACTGTGAGACGCACTACAACCAG CTCTTTGGGGACGTCTGCTATAGCTGCAGCCACGTGATCGAGGGTGATG TGGTGTCAGCCCTCAACAAGGCCTGGTGTGTGAACTGCTTCTCCTGCTCCACCTGCAACAGCAAGCTCACCCTGAA GAACAAGTTTGTGGAGTTTGATATGAAGCCCGTGTGTAAGAGATGCTACGAGAAGTTTCCTCTGGAGCTGAAGAAGCGGCTGAAGAAACTGTCGGAGCTGGGCGCCCGCAAGGTCAGCCCCAAGCCTGTGAGGCTTAACTCTGCCTGA